In Streptomyces pactum, a single window of DNA contains:
- a CDS encoding zinc-binding dehydrogenase, translating to SHSVKSLRPGGTLVISGATSGPDPKATELNRIFFLELKVVGSTMGTKEELADLLSFCAAHGVRPVIDSVLPLDRAREGFEKMAGGDLFGKVVLTV from the coding sequence GGTCCCACTCGGTGAAGTCCTTGCGGCCCGGCGGCACGCTGGTCATCTCCGGTGCCACCTCCGGCCCCGACCCCAAGGCCACCGAGCTGAACCGCATCTTCTTCCTGGAGCTGAAGGTGGTCGGCTCCACCATGGGCACCAAGGAGGAGCTGGCGGACCTGCTGAGCTTCTGCGCGGCGCACGGGGTGCGGCCGGTCATCGACTCGGTGCTGCCGCTGGACCGGGCGCGCGAGGGGTTCGAGAAGATGGCCGGCGGCGACCTGTTCGGCAAGGTCGTGCTGACCGTCTGA
- a CDS encoding antibiotic biosynthesis monooxygenase, which translates to MSTSDSAPQPSTVSTTAHPDPARPGVGAPMFSTWRVGTPERQRTVADAIAATWEKRPWPAPDLLSYGIYAAADGDTLMHYSQWTSEEAYFAFFHNHRQERNDEIDAAVPGIERVGLSRYRLYRSHVPDPVRRAATEPGLIVTVDIHFDAATAGRRTEWIDTVIGALDEGAEEHRELLGAHFHLLENGAKHLGSAADRVLNYAEWTSEEAYETAQGADRPGWHRVRDFPGHRQVTGTRYRLLRHLTPRG; encoded by the coding sequence ATGTCCACGTCCGACTCCGCCCCGCAGCCGTCGACCGTGTCCACCACCGCGCATCCCGACCCGGCCCGGCCCGGGGTCGGCGCCCCGATGTTCAGCACCTGGCGGGTGGGGACGCCCGAGCGGCAGCGGACCGTCGCCGACGCCATCGCGGCCACCTGGGAGAAGCGACCCTGGCCGGCCCCGGACCTGCTGTCGTACGGCATCTACGCGGCCGCCGACGGCGACACCCTGATGCACTACTCGCAGTGGACGAGCGAGGAGGCGTACTTCGCCTTCTTCCACAACCACCGGCAGGAGCGGAACGACGAGATCGACGCCGCCGTCCCCGGGATCGAGCGGGTCGGGCTGTCCCGCTACCGGCTGTACCGCAGCCATGTGCCGGACCCCGTACGGCGGGCCGCCACGGAGCCCGGGCTGATCGTCACCGTGGACATCCACTTCGACGCCGCGACGGCCGGCCGCCGCACCGAGTGGATCGACACCGTCATCGGCGCGCTGGACGAGGGCGCCGAGGAGCACCGGGAACTGCTGGGTGCCCACTTCCACCTGCTGGAGAACGGGGCGAAGCACCTGGGTTCGGCCGCCGACCGGGTGCTCAACTACGCCGAGTGGACCAGCGAGGAGGCGTACGAGACGGCCCAGGGCGCCGACCGGCCGGGCTGGCACCGGGTGCGGGACTTCCCCGGCCACCGGCAGGTGACCGGCACCCGCTACCGCCTGCTGCGCCACCTGACCCCGCGCGGGTGA